One genomic segment of Pseudonocardia sp. T1-2H includes these proteins:
- a CDS encoding GDSL-type esterase/lipase family protein, whose protein sequence is MDGAARVLAAVRRSVVAVGTIVGRSYGSLNSRRATAVAMATALLTVVTAIGAIGVLGGSASAQTASARPADPCGPAWVTAWQTSPQPGVAGALLAGRALRMVMTPQVTGSEMRVRLSNRYGRSPLVVSAVSAAAVDSGAALALGTSRPVYFGGSQGVTIPPGEDVASDPVPFVAEAGRPLAVSMFLPSAADRVATHPVAMRTSYVSEPGAGIGAVDATDGSAFTTSVASWFVLSGVDVLAPRAENAVVLVGDSITDGVGSDQDRDDRWPDALSERLADAGGLRMSVINAGISANQLLGGTPSQVGDTPAARFDRDVLGAAGVRDVVLHIGTNDLAAGRSADEIIAGLVDFGARARGAGLRVFLTTITPSTTGTHGTPQAVAGREAVNAWIRAQGAAHADGVFDFAAAVADPADPARLRPAYDSGDGLHLSPAGYRAMAAAVRTEGLTGSPCLADTDPARIAVSGGR, encoded by the coding sequence GTGGACGGGGCAGCACGCGTGCTTGCGGCGGTCCGCCGGTCCGTCGTGGCCGTCGGCACGATCGTCGGGCGGTCCTACGGCTCGCTGAACTCGCGCCGCGCCACCGCCGTCGCGATGGCGACGGCTCTGCTGACCGTGGTGACGGCGATCGGCGCGATCGGGGTCCTGGGTGGTTCCGCGTCCGCCCAGACGGCGTCGGCCCGCCCCGCCGATCCCTGCGGGCCGGCCTGGGTGACGGCCTGGCAGACCAGCCCGCAGCCGGGGGTCGCCGGGGCGCTGCTCGCCGGCCGCGCCCTGCGGATGGTCATGACGCCGCAGGTCACGGGCTCGGAGATGCGGGTCCGGCTGTCGAACCGTTACGGCCGCAGCCCGCTCGTCGTCTCCGCGGTGTCCGCCGCGGCCGTCGACTCGGGCGCGGCGCTCGCGCTCGGGACGTCGCGGCCGGTGTACTTCGGCGGCAGCCAGGGCGTGACGATCCCGCCCGGTGAGGACGTGGCCAGCGACCCGGTGCCGTTCGTCGCCGAGGCCGGCCGGCCGCTCGCGGTCAGCATGTTCCTGCCGTCGGCGGCGGACCGGGTGGCGACCCATCCGGTCGCGATGCGGACGTCGTACGTCTCGGAGCCCGGGGCCGGGATCGGCGCGGTCGACGCGACGGACGGCTCCGCGTTCACCACCTCCGTCGCGTCGTGGTTCGTGCTCTCCGGGGTCGACGTGCTCGCCCCGCGGGCGGAGAACGCCGTCGTGCTGGTGGGGGACTCGATCACCGACGGCGTGGGCAGCGACCAGGACCGGGACGACCGGTGGCCGGACGCGCTGTCCGAGCGGCTGGCCGACGCGGGCGGACTGCGGATGTCCGTGATCAACGCCGGGATCTCCGCGAACCAGCTGCTCGGCGGCACCCCGTCGCAGGTCGGGGACACGCCGGCGGCCCGGTTCGACCGGGACGTCCTGGGCGCCGCCGGGGTCAGGGACGTCGTCCTGCACATCGGCACGAACGACCTGGCCGCGGGCCGGAGCGCGGACGAGATCATCGCCGGTCTCGTGGACTTCGGTGCCCGGGCCCGCGGGGCCGGGCTGCGGGTCTTCCTGACGACCATCACGCCGTCCACCACGGGCACGCACGGCACCCCGCAGGCCGTGGCCGGCCGCGAGGCCGTCAACGCGTGGATCCGTGCACAGGGCGCCGCGCACGCGGACGGGGTCTTCGACTTCGCCGCGGCCGTCGCCGACCCGGCGGACCCGGCCCGGCTGCGACCCGCCTACGACTCCGGCGACGGCCTGCACCTCTCGCCCGCGGGGTACCGGGCGATGGCTGCGGCGGTGCGCACGGAAGGACTCACCGGGAGTCCGTGCCTCGCGGACACGGACCCGGCGAGGATCGCGGTCTCCGGCGGACGCTAG
- a CDS encoding metal-sensitive transcriptional regulator, which produces MPGYTPDREAHLRRLRRIEGQVRGLQRMVTDDVYCIDVLTQVSAATRALQSFALELLSEHMSSCVVDAARNDSDGGEAKIQEASAAIARLVRS; this is translated from the coding sequence ATGCCCGGCTACACCCCCGATCGCGAGGCCCACCTCCGGCGGCTGCGCCGGATCGAGGGGCAGGTGCGGGGCCTGCAACGCATGGTGACCGACGACGTCTACTGCATCGACGTCCTGACCCAGGTCTCCGCGGCCACGCGAGCCCTGCAGTCCTTCGCCCTCGAGCTGCTCTCCGAGCACATGTCCAGCTGCGTCGTCGACGCGGCGCGGAACGACAGCGACGGTGGCGAGGCGAAGATCCAGGAGGCGTCGGCCGCCATCGCGCGCCTCGTCCGTTCCTGA
- a CDS encoding heavy-metal-associated domain-containing protein, with amino-acid sequence MSVETPFRTTVTVSGMTCGHCTASVQEEVGEVAGVRSVDVELESGTVTITADRELGRDEIEAAVVEAGYTLV; translated from the coding sequence ATGAGCGTCGAGACCCCCTTCCGCACCACCGTCACCGTCTCGGGCATGACCTGCGGGCACTGCACCGCCTCCGTGCAGGAGGAGGTCGGCGAGGTCGCCGGCGTCCGGAGCGTCGACGTCGAGCTGGAGTCCGGCACGGTCACGATCACCGCGGACCGCGAGCTCGGCCGGGACGAGATCGAGGCGGCCGTCGTCGAGGCCGGCTACACGCTCGTCTGA